The proteins below are encoded in one region of Aphelocoma coerulescens isolate FSJ_1873_10779 chromosome 4, UR_Acoe_1.0, whole genome shotgun sequence:
- the REELD1 gene encoding reelin domain-containing protein 1 — MEDGGRAHAAIAGWACMTLCLVSYAAAFSQGASLSACTDMMPRHLRVQLHSSNNNYVTVHTNVSFYFPGDKVPVAVRSTRDYMGFMLQARKVSNNKIAGTFIFLPPGSKLLTCFEDGDTVTHSDKSLKRNLSFVWKAPDQPIGDIKFFISIVQSYFVYWAKIESAVVAQGGQNKTLADEKPEVVASTPSQAPADPHPTGPTSPAAATGSPLPASPTGIVATPAPEPGFGVGLDTHPVTEPKQPAQTSRAVSGIRSRGIRSRGWGLELSLPTQHAGMVNALQGSLSQDNASSYSTFKGAGSITSAATPHLCLMCTGNRKGSTKSGTILKASLRVTASPSALHVHTLLGDTAATTAWLGDANAASNLSSASRQIAERELAPQPEEAGTRGEEDKDEQEADGNTLPWVTRPAPESAVPGKGEGPGRGPRLLAAQLGILLVCTAALGLALAAAVRCVCAQHCHKRAEVSFSEPDPDLITITENGEVMHFRKIRENSFVLVQAEYNWVSPSSSGKKTMVV; from the exons ATGGAGGATGGTGGGAGAGCCCACGCTGCCATTGCTGGCTGGGCCTGCATGACGCTGTGCTTGGTCTCCTACGCGGCCGCCTTCTCACAGGGCGCGAGCCTTTCCGCCTGCACCGACATGATGCCCAGGCACCTGAGGGTGCAGCTGCACAGCTCCAACAACAACTACGTCACTGTCCACACCAACGTGTCCTTCTACTTCCCAGGAGATAAGGTGCCAG TGGCAGTGAGAAGCACCCGGGATTACATGGGCTTTATGCTGCAAGCTCGCAAAGTGTCCAACAACAAAATCGCTGGCACATTCATCTTCCTGCCTCCTGGTTCAAAGCTGCTGACTTGTTTTGAAGATGGTGACACTGTCACCCACTCGGACAAGTCACTGAAGAGAAACCTGTCCTTCGTATGGAAAGCACCAGACCAACCCATTGGAGACATCAAGTTTTT CATATCCATAGTCCAGTCATACTTTGTTTACTGGGCAAAGATTGAATCTGCTGTTGTGGCTCAGGGAGGACAAAACAAGACTCTTGCTGACGAGAAGCCTGAGGTTGTAGCCTCCACTCCCTCACAGGCACCAGCTGACCCTCACCCTACAG GTCCCAcctctcctgcagctgccactggcTCCCCTCTGCCTGCCAGCCCCACTGGCATCGTGGCAACACCAGCACCAGAGCCAGGTTTTGGTGTGGGGTTGGACACTCATCCTGTTACTGAGCCAAAGCAGCCGGCCCAGACTTCGCGGGCTGTGTCCGGCATCCGGTCCAGAGGCATCCGGTCCAGAGGCTGGGGGCTGGAgctgtcccttcccacccagcatGCTGGAATGGTGAATGCCTTGCAAGGTTCCCTCTCCCAGGACAATGCCTCCAGCTACAGCACCTTCAAAGG AGCAGGAAGCATTACCAGTGCTGCCACCCCACACTTGTGTTTGATGTGTACAGGCAACAGGAAG GGCAGTACCAAGAGTGGGACCATCTTGAAAGCCTCCCTACGTGTGACAGCGTCTCCCTCTGCCCTGCACGTACACACTCTCCTGGGTGACACTGCTGCAACCACAGCCTGGTTGGGCGATGCCAACGCTGCCAGCAATTTGTCCTCGGCTTCAAGGCAAATAGCAGAAAGAGAGCTGGCACCGCAGCCAGAGGAGGCAGGGACCAGAggggaggaggacaaggatgaGCAGGAGGCAGATGGGAATACCCTGCCATGGGTGACCAGACCAGCTCCTGAATCTGCTGttcctgggaaaggggaaggcCCTGGCAGAGGACCCCGACTCCTTGCAGCCCAGCTTGGCATCCTCCTGGTCTGCACAGCTGCGCTGGGCCTGGCACTGGCAGCTGCCGTGCGCTGTGTctgtgcccagcactgccacaagCGGGCCGAGGTGTCCTTCAGCGAGCCCGACCCCGACCTCATCACCATCACGGAAAATGGGGAGGTGATGCACTTCCGAAAGATCCGGGAGAACAGCTTCGTGCTGGTGCAAGCCGAGTACAACTGGGTCAGCCCCTCGAGCAGTGGGAAGAAGACGATGGTGGTTTAG